TAAATTTGATCAATGTAATTCAAAATGTTTGCATCCTAATTTTATTATGTTGAACTATCAATAATATAGTATTCCAAACTGTGCTTATATATGCAGGTTGGAGAGCTTGCTGGACTTGCAGTTGGCTCCACGGTTCTTCTGAATGTGATGTTTGCAGGGTAGAATTCTTTCTtctactttctttctttttttgtattttgcagGGTAGGTCTAATCTTAGTAATCTTATTAATGTCTCTAATCAATACAATCATTACTAGAACTTTATTAGCTAGTAAGAACTAATTAAGCAGAGATATGTTTTCCCTTTTGGAAGCAAAAGAACCTtgtcttctttgttttatcaTCCTTTGTTTTTTAACCCATGTCATTCTATTAGTTTCTCGATCATGTACGTGATATGGGAATATTATTATGTAGGCCAATTACAGGAGCATCAATGAACCCAGCAAGAAGCTTAGGCCCTGCAATTGTCTGGAGCCATTACAAAGGCCTGTGGATTTACCTTGTGTCACCGATTCTTGGAGCATTATGTGGTGCCTTGGTCTACAATGTTATCAGATTTACTGATAAGCCTCTAAATGAGCTCACCAAGACTAGCTCTTTCTTGAAAGGCGTCGACCGCACCTGATTGATATAAGTTCTTGAAAAGGAGATTGAAACTGTTAAAAAAGGGCATTTCTCACCTATTAATGCTTTGGCTTTCAGTCCTGATGGTAACAGGTATATATGGTTCAGCCTTGTAGGTTTCATTTTAACAAGAGGATATTATATTCTTGATTTTGAACCTAATTGTATCTGGTTACATTATTTTCAGCTTCTCAACCGGAGGTGAGTATAAATCATTTTGACCAGGAGTACTTTAAAATCAAGGTGCAGGTTTGCAGCTTAGTTTGATTCGAACGATTGGTGTGCCAATTGGAAGCGTTTTCTGTTCCTTTCCGTATCGGCCAACTCTATTGttgtagaaactagaaagtaGTAACCATGCATGTCCTGTGTTTGCTTGttgatgttgaaaagaaacatttaTGTAGTGGTTCTTTTTCCACAGTTTTGCCACTGTAATATTGCCACAGTAATTGGGTTGCATTATCGTTACGATCGACGACTATGTTGATAATACGTACGGGTCCTCAATGCAAGTTTGACGAGTTCACATATACTTGTGACATGATCGATCTTTCTAAGTTATTTGTTCAGAGATCGATTAGATTTGTGCTGGGGACCGGTcacaattatttttcttttttcagacCATGAATCAAATGTCACACACATTAGGTTAATTCATGATCATTCATGCATTTTTAATGTGATTTGGAAGTCGTTGATTATCGTGAACGTTGTGCACGACAACACACAACTTTGCGTTATAAATCTCATATAAAACTTATCACATAGTATCAGGAATGCATGTTGAAATTCAATTGACAAAAAAAGTTTCAGgtattagagaaaattaaataatactAATAAGTAGTATGGGGATGAGGGGATCCATTTATACTTAACAAAAGCTTACGTTGACATCTTACTGATCATATGTGATGTCGTAATACTTTTGAACCTATATAATGTTGTAATACTTTTGATTCTTGTTGTTCTACGTaatgttgttcttttttgtcgtaaaaaactaaaaataacaataaaatactaCTTGTAAACACTAActgtataattaaaaatatatacttgTGATAATTTCAGTCTGCTCAAGGGGATTAAAGATGCAAATTTAGTTGTTGTTATCTCTCCGAAACCTCTTCGAAATAATCTATATCGAAAATATAACTAGTATTTATCTTCACAAATATTAATGTAACGAGATCCTAAAAGTCTGTAATatattctgattttgttttgtgttagtAAAGATAGAAGGTTCTTATCAGTCAAACAAAACTAAACGAATATGGAACCCGATTTGACTATTAACGAGGAACTAGAAAACCAATTAATCTTGGTACTCACTCGAGACTAAACCGGgtaaccaaaaaccaaaccatgaAGTCCTGGATTCCACtttaacaagaaaattaaccaCTGTTGAACCAAAGCAACCGCCGTTAAAACAAACTCACCCGCCCTTGGCCTAACCGTATTAGCTAAAGTTTAAGAACCCTCGGAACATTCTTGAAATCTCAGATTCCCAAACATTTCCagtttttacattttattCAGGCAAAAGTACAATACAAAGAGAGCAACATAGAAGAAAATGGTGTCAAAAATAATGAAGATTAGGGCAAACAAGAGTTTAGCCATGAAGAACTGTCACGGCAAAAGGCGGCACCACCGCCGCAACTCCTCTGTCAAAAAGGCAGCCGCCGCCTCCAAGTTCATGCTTTCCGGCATTGGCACCGACAAAGGCAGCTTAGAGATCCTAACCCAAACCCAAGCTCCAGACCATGCCTGGCCCGAACCCGGACCTCCAACTACAAGCCCCTCACTCCCGCCGTTAACTTCACCGGAGAAGAGTACCGTGTTTCTCGATCTAGACGAAACACTGGTGCACACTTCGGCCACTTTGCCCAATCGCTTCGACTTCATCGTCCGGCCCATTATTCGTGGCACCGAGATGACCTTCTACGTGATCAAACGTCCCGGAGTTGACCAGTTTCTGCAAAAGCTGGCGGAAAAGTACGAGGTTGTGGCGTTCACGGCGGGGATGAGAGAGTACGCTTCGCTGGTGCTGGACCGATTGGACAGCCAGGGCTTCATATCCCACCGCCTCTACCGTGACTCATGCAAAGAGGTGTACGGGAAGTTCGTGAAGGACCTGTCCGGTTTGGGACGTGACTTGCGTCGAGTGGTGATCGTGGACGATAACCCTAACTCGTATTTCCTCCAACCGGATAATGGGATTCCGGTCCGGCCGTTCGTTTATGACGACATGGAGGACTGGGAGCTGGGGAGGTTGTTAAAGTTTTTTGAGGGCGAGGGGTCTGAGGACATTAGGGATGCTGTGAGAGAGTATGTTAATGACGAAGGATGGATTACCgttgatgatgacgatgacgACGATGACGATGATAGCGGTggtagtgatgatgatgatgaggaggaggaagaggagaaggagtTGGAGAAGGGGAATGGATCCAGAAAGTTTACTAATGTTCCGGTATTAACAACGGTTAATTCATCAACACCATGCTGCTTGATTAGTCTGCATGAATATTATCCAACGGAAAAACCAGCAGCTATGGAGTATTGGATCAAGATAGTGATCTTGAGTATTGTGATTTTGATCATTATGAATGTAATCTTATGCTTAGAACTTGCATTCTGGAAACCATAGAGTTGAAAACTTTATAAATTTTTCATTCTagatttttttgtgtgtgatggattttcatttttagaaaGTTGATTTGACAAACTCTGAAACTCCTAGCTAGTTAAATTCACAACACACTAATATACCCTAAAGTATGATTGTTAATTACTCCTTACAATACATAGCAATGCTACGATGAACTTCCGGAGGACCAACACTCGTAAGAATTGCAAAATCTCTCACGTCCATCATGAGCAGCAGTTGTTGATGCATGATAACCTAGCTAAACCAATATTGACCTAAACCTTGTGAACCTAGCTTGATTTTGGTTTACAGTTTATAGGTTTCCCTAGTCATGATGTTTTCTACGTACATATACTCACAATGCATATACATACAAATCAGAGATTTGTGCTACTCAATTAAACAATTAttgacaacaacaacaaaattaacgGAATATCATCGTGTACTTTTGGTTACAAGAAGGACCTAAAGGGtctaaaaacaagagaaacagAAACTTACAACTGGAACAAACTCCAGTTTTTTTAGCTCTAACAACACCAATAAGATCATCAAAGTAGGCTTGAGCAGCATGCATAGGGGGTTCTCGAAAGTGATAAATCCAAGATCATAAGTGATACTATTTTTAGCCAAAGCATCAGCCATCATAAGTTTCACTCTCTAAACATGTGAGAAAGTTTACAGTTACGTTCTGCATTTTTGACATCAAGGAAGAGCAGACAGCAAGAAATGAGccaagatgatgaagaacaaaCGGAATATCATATCTATGAATCAACCAATAAACCGAGAAAGTAACTTAGTGGTATGataaataatttcaaaaacaaatatggaaTATGTAATGGTGCATTTTGAAACCGCACCCaaccaaatcaacaacatAACCTTAGCTTCGGTTACGAACCTACTCTGATGACCGTTGCACCGAACCAAAAGTTTAAAAGCTCCACCAACCCTCATTTTCAAACTGCAATCTttgctctctctccctctctagATTTCAAaccagagaaaaaaaaaaaaatggtgtccaaattcatgaagaaaagcCCAAGCAAGTCGATCGCCACCAAGCGCCGTCACCACCGCCGCTCCTCCGCGAAGAAAGCCGCGACCGCCGCCTCCACCGCCGTCCTGTCCTCGCTGATCACGTGCCAGCGCCGCCTCATCAAGCTCTTCAACAAGCTCGCGCGTGTCGGCACGCCCAACCGCCACAAAGGCTTCAAGATCCTCAAGAAGACCGCCGCCcacgacccgacccgacccgaaccCACCGCCCCGGTTCGCCGCGAGCTCTTCCTCGCCGGCGGCCCGCTCCCGCCGCAGGAGTCGCCGGAGAAGAAGACGATCGTGCTCGATCTCGACGAGACCATGATCCACTCGCAGGCCGGAGCGCCGCCGGAGAATTACGACTTCGTCGTCCGGCCGAGGATCGATGGCATGGTGCTGGACTTCTACGTCCTGAAGCGGCCCGGAGTCGACGAGATGCTGGAGAAGCTCGGGGAGAAGTATGAGGTGGTGGTGTTCACGGCGGGGCTGAGAGAGTACGCTTCGTTGGTGCTGGACCGGTTGGACCGGAAGCGCGTGATCTCCCACCGCCTGTTCCGCGACTCGTGCAAGGAGGTGGATGGGAAGTTTGTGAAGGACTTGTCCGGTTTGGGGAGGGACTTGAGGCGCGTGGTGATTGTGGATGACAATCCGAACTCGTATTCGCTTCAGCCGGAGAATGGGGTGCCGGTCCGGCCGTTTTTGGATGACATGGCGGACCGGGAGCTGGGGAAGTTAGTGGAGTTTTTTGAAGGGGAGCAATGTGAGGATATGAGGGATGCTGTGAAGGACtatgttgctgctgctggggATTGTGGAACCGAAAATGGCAATGAATTCGAAACTTTGCAGACTTGAAActtcatttgattttctgtGGTGTAAAGTTGAACAGGCATGTTCAATTTCGATTTGAAATCTGTGTTGCCACACAAAAGGTTTATGGTTTAAGTAAGTTGTTCAATTAGTGGAATCTGTGTGTTGTCTATTGAATTGTATACTTgaatgctgctgctgctactactactactattCATTAGTACCAGGATATACAGAACAATTGTTCTCAAGGTAGAACAAATGCCTAGTTAAGAAGCCGGTTCTTGCTGCTGTTCTTGTACCAAGTCGTCTGAGTAGGAACATTTGCTAGCAGAGAGTTGTGATCTGAGAACTCGTCGAAGAATTTATGGCGCTCTATGTTTGTGATGCTAATCTGATCCTCACTAGTCACTGCTAGTGTTGCAGAAGTGTAAcaatagctatatataggaagcTGAGAACTTGTTACGAAAATCTACATTCCCCTCCTGCAGTATAGTTGTTCGAAACCCTGGATATATGGACAACCCCACATTTTTCAGCTCTAATTCACCAACTGATCTCAGAAGGTACTTCTTGGATAAGGCTATAGagtaagaagaaaatttgacCTCCACAGACCACAGGAGCAAAGCTGCAATTAGTTTCTGTCACTTTGATTCAACCAACAGGATCTCTGTTGTACACGTCTTTGGTTTATCCTTCTACCTGAAAGTTAACAGCTTAACTAGTGCAACCCACGCTAATCTTTAACAAAGGTGCCATTACACGAGCAAAAATGGCAAGATGCCAAACTTGGATATGAATATGCAAAACATTGCAAAACTGAATCGAATTCATTCAAAAGTCTTGTACAAAAAACTTTAGTATACAGCTGAAAGCATGATCTTAATTCGATCAAATGCCAGTTCCACCTGCTCACAAATTGTTCAAAGttaaaccaaaatgaaatccAAATGAAAGTTCTGGTCAGCAGAAATTATGTACTTCATATATCTCCAAAGCAAGGACACATGGTAAAATCCTAAAACTCCAAAGAAATAGCTAGCGCCTCTTCGAGCATTTTTCCTTTCCCTTCCTCTATCTCTTTTCGTTCGCATATTTGGCCCTGATTTGCGTTTTCCAACTCCTTGGAAGGTTTCTTTTTGCTCACAGGAACATTGTTCTTTCTAGTAGCTCCAACGGTTTCTGGCACTACAGCCACACTATCTTCTTAACTGGATGGATTTCCTCTTCTTGAGAGATCTCGCTTGTTGTCACTGTGACTTTTATGTCACGGGTTGGAGGCCACGGCTTCAAATTGTGCCACACATGACTTGAAAGGATAATCTAACTCCTATTATAGAGGTGCTACTTGCTAGCTATCGCAGGGTTCAAATCTAGCTTTGTCAAGgaaatgaaaagttgaaaacccTCAAGCAGCTTCACGAGGGAGCTGCAAAATCCATAGATTCGACTAATCTCCCTAAAAATGAAGAGCCTTTCCTCCAACAAAGTCCTCAACTAAACTATCTATCACACCTTATTTATCAACTTCCAACACAAAATTGGATGCACAAAATTCGCACAATGCGCCATAATCATTTCACGCCGTGGAATTAAGAACCAGTCGAATTAACTGAAGAAATGAAGCACATGCATTTACCACAAAATAGATCAATCACTAGCTGGATTCACAACACATGATGCATATTATTCGGTTCCGAGTAAAGCGAAAAGCACACTAAACAAACTCAACTACTCACAGAAGCTCAAAACTTTTGGCTGAATCGGATCAACTTGCAAGTGAAGACCTGAGGGGGCAGACGCAGAGCCACGGACTTGGCGAAGCACATGTCGTCCAGGGACTCGCTGCGGCACCAGCGGCAGTTGGGGTTCTGCGAGCACTGTTCTTCCGACGACATGTCGCAGCATCTGGGGATCTGGTTATTCTTACCCACCCGGATCCGGTTTGCAGATCCGCCGCACGTGCCGGAGAGGGTTGATAAGAGGAGGatgagcaggaggaggagtgaGACGAAGCTCTTGAGCTTGggagttgaagttgaagtcttggcggcggcggcggtggtggtggtggttgccGCCATTGGAGGATGTTTGAGTTCGTCTCCGCCGGGTCGCTTGTGGTAAGTGCCGAGTGTTCGACGATTCTTTCTTTCGGACAAAACAGTGACTGCCCAGCTTTAAAATGTCAGACCTGATAAACTTActgtttaatttttatttactttaaaacaatttaccatatatatatttgttgagATGACGTCAGCGACTGTTTACTTCACGTGAAGAGACGGTTTTGTCCCTGCTGTCTTTTAGTTTTAGAGGTTGGGCTTTGGGCTGAAGGTTTCAGAATTTAAGTGCCAGATGGTGCTGTCTTTTAGAGGTTGGGATTTGGGCCGAATTTCAGTGTCCATAGGATGATAAAGAGATAAAGAAAGAGTGATCAGATTTTTTTCTCTCCCGTTCTCTCATGAAACTTGGATAAAGTTCTACATAGTCTCTCCTTCGTCTCAACAGTTTGACCAGCTTTGTCGTTTGATCTAATATATAACCCTTTGCTGGAatcttttcccttttctccACAGCTCTCTCTTGAAGCTTTCAAAGTCATCTCTCACAAAATTCGCCGCATTAAAGACCAATCTCTTTCGGTATTTGACGAAGATCAAGAACAGCAAGCACTTGGTAAGTTTCTATAGCAGAAAAATCAATCTAACTAATGATACCATTCTTATTCACCCATCTAACTTGGTAAGTTTTTACAGGTTCTGTGCAAAAACTCTCAGCTGTACCATTACCATTCTGTTGTTGCTACTGTGCCTGTTGTCTTCTTGCATAGTAGTTTAGAAGgcattgtgtgtgtatacgtgtatatatataatttatacatgattgctcttttttttgtctgtttggtgtgtttttgtttttggttggtattttaaagttaatttttgttagttttgcATGTTGATGAGGTTGGTGTTATAACAGGAATGGCTCATATGTGTAAGTGGGCTGACTGCTTCCATTTCGTTTTGTAGGGTTGGTGAATAGTGTGATGTCAAGTGGTATGCATTACCTTATGGTTTTTTATGGTTATTCATAGCTTACATTTGTAGGATGTTCTTCTTTTATCatgctttttcttttggcaacGGAAATTTTAATGTTTGTGGAGTCAGTGAGTGGTTAGAAAGTATTtggttaataaaataaatggtGTGTAATATGAAAGAAATGTCCGGCAAGAAACTCAGGAGGTATCCATTAATATAGTATATGCATATAATctcccttattttattttcttaaaaaaaatacatgtatatctCAGTAAGTTAAATCTTTTTCACATACCTTTCTTGAGCAATGCTTAGTTTGAAACTATGAAATGACAAGTTAAATACAGCATTATGTGCAGAGAAGTGAACTTTGCTTCTGTGCAAAACATGCTTTGCTAAATGCACTGTTTCTTTAAAAGACCAACCATTCATTGGTGTTACTTAAAACATTATAATTCCTACATAGAACTACCtgcctttttctttgttttatcttctttcttaCATTAGATTAACCACTTTTTCACTCATTTTTCactctttgaattttattgttcacTCAACAGAGATGAAAGAGGCAAAAGTAAGCTGAAAACAAAGCAGAAGCAAATGCCATTGCTCATGTTCTTTTACAAAACAACCATCAATTCTGATTGTAAGTATGATCGACTGTGAACATTCAGGTTGTAATTATTTTGGTATCTGATTGTAGTTAACCAATATTTTAATACAGAACATAAGTggtaattattttattttagctcaTTATCTCATTGCTCATCAATAACTCGAGATCCATACCCGCAGCAACACGCGGGGTTCCTATCTAGTATTCTATTAATGTAGAATTTTTATAATCTTTCCCCCGTCTTTCACCTTGGGAACTTTTGCCTAAAATGAGAAGTAAACCACGTACTCTGATTCCAGGTACTAAATACTTTGGAAGAAATTCAAGAGAGGCATGACACTgtaaaagaaattgagaaaaagcTTCTCGACTTGCATCAGGTTTGTACTGTGCAACAAGGCATAAGGTCTTGAGTACCTGTAGCCTGTAGGCTGTAGCTAACATATATGATATGGTTTATTGTTAACTTTTCAGATCTACCTCGATATGGCAGTCTTGGATGTGCAATCTGGGACAACTCAACTGCAAAATACAAAGAAACTCCAGAAAATGGATGTGCATTGCCATCATGATTCTTTTAATTATAGTAGCTGTTGTAGTTCTTGGTGTCATCAAACCATGGAAAAGCAGCTAGGGTGCTCGGGTCTACCCTAGTCTTTTCGCCATGTAATATAGGACCGTAAATGAGTTGGTTGGGGATTATTTTATAATTCAGATCTGTGAGGATCGAAGAGTGTGTCTTAGTAATtggttttgattatatatggtGTTTCCTTTTTCCCTTCTGGTTTTTGAGTGATTCATTTTGTCTCTGTATTCTTGTGAGGTTTGGTTTATTGATGGTGCTGCACATTTCAGAGTACGAAATTATATTATGTGTATAGTTGTCCTAAGACTTATAGAGGGATGATTTTGGTTCGAAGTTAACGATTTCAGTTTCCTTTcagaaattaacaaaatttgAATCTTCAGTTTAgtagttgttgtttgttttttttttttttttttttttgagtaataTTGTTACACTTAGAAAAACACGATAATACAAACACGTCTCACCTGGTGAAAATATTGACATTttcttgctctttttttttttaagaaatatCAAAATGGAATTGAACTATGgttatatttttgtaaaatgtTCAGCTataaatctttatttatttatttattattattattattatttttttatcaagaacAAAGATATAACATCATTAGGTTTACATTCAAGCCATAACTTTCCATATGgggttgttttcttttggtgtgCTGAATGAGAAATGTTCTACAGGATGGTCCTTCACCAAGCCCAAGCCTTGTGGAGGTTTTTATTTCACGTACTACCCTTGTTTCATAAATGTTAagcaacacaaacacacaataGTAGTGGTcttctcaaaagaaaagaaaaaggatacACAATAGTGACTAGAGGTTTCACTAGTGGCCGATGACCATCTAAACTTCACTGTTAGTTGTTATTTTGATCTTGATCGTTGGTTTAGTCTTGTGTGAACGATAACATTGTAACACAACTATCGATATCggtttttagttattttttcttttttcatcatAATAGTCTAATTTGAATATTAAAATCGAACATAATCTACGAAACTACAATATAGCTACATATAATGATTGTTTGTAAGATTAttattagagaaattttatccACACATAGCATTCtattaaatacacatctctaatTTTAGAACTTTTTTAATTACTATCTTAACCTCAacagaaattatatataattttaaaaaataacaaataaaaaaaagaactaaaacTTCCATGGATGAAGAACACCGCTGAAACGAAGACATCAATATTCAGGCATGATTTAATGATTTCTTAGAGAATCTTTATTTGACAaatatacttttatttttctgaatatcaattcatcattcttcttcttcttgaagatTCTTGTCATGCAATGGTtaaagtttttatttgttcaatTCAAACAAACTGCCCAcgcacagagagagagagagcatccATTAAtttatactatatactaaaacTGAGTTCGGATTTGAACAGTACCCGTGGGGCGAAAAAGACGATGTAGTCCCTGCTTTTCGTTTTATTCACACCTCCACCATTCTTCTTACTATCAGGTCCAATACGTCCAAAAAATTGCCTAGCATAAGTTTTCTTGACGTGGCTTAGAGTTCCACGTACTAATGCTTGAGGCCCAGAAGTCNNNNNNNNNNNNNNNNNNNNNNNNNNNNNNNNNNNNNNNNNNNNNNNNNNNNNNNNNNNNNNNNNNNNNNNNNNNNNNNNNNNNNNNNNNNNNNNNNNNNNNNNNNNNNNNNNNNNNNNNNNNNNNNNNNNNNNNNNNNNNNNNNNNNNNNNNNNNNNNNNNNNNNNNNNNNNNNNNNNNNNNNNNNNNNNNNNNNNNNNNNNNNNNNNNNNNNNNNNNNNNNNNNNNNNNNNNNNNNNNNNNNNNNNNNNNNNNNNNNNNNNNNNNNNNNNNNNNNNNNNNNNNNNNNNNNNNNNNNNNNNNNNNNNNNNNNNNNNNNNNNNNNNNNNNNNNNNNNNNNNNNNNNNNNNNNNNNNNNNNNNNNNNNNNNNNNNNNNNNNNNNNNNNNNNNNNNNNNNNNNNNNNNNNNNNNNNNNNNNNNNNNNNNNNNNNNNNNNNNNNNNNNNNNNNNNNNNNNNNNNNNNNNNNNNNNNNNNNNNNNNNNNNNNNNNNNNNNNNNNNNNNNNNNNNNNNNNNNNNNNNNNNNNNNNNNNNNNNNNNNNNNNNNNNNNNNNNNNNNNNNNNNNNNNNNNNNNNNNNNNNNNNNNNNNNNNNNNNNNNNNNNNNNNNNNNNNNNNNNNNNNNNNNNNNNNNNNNNNNNNNNNNNNNNNNNNNNNNNNNNNNNNNNNNNNNNNNNNNNNNNNNNNNNNNNNNNNNNNNNNNNNNNNNNNNNNNNNNNNNNNNNNNNNNNNNNNNNNNNNNNNNNNNNNNNNNNNNNNNNNNNNNNNNN
The sequence above is drawn from the Fragaria vesca subsp. vesca unplaced genomic scaffold, FraVesHawaii_1.0 scf0512992, whole genome shotgun sequence genome and encodes:
- the LOC101307453 gene encoding CTD small phosphatase-like protein-like, with product MVSKFMKKSPSKSIATKRRHHRRSSAKKAATAASTAVLSSLITCQRRLIKLFNKLARVGTPNRHKGFKILKKTAAHDPTRPEPTAPVRRELFLAGGPLPPQESPEKKTIVLDLDETMIHSQAGAPPENYDFVVRPRIDGMVLDFYVLKRPGVDEMLEKLGEKYEVVVFTAGLREYASLVLDRLDRKRVISHRLFRDSCKEVDGKFVKDLSGLGRDLRRVVIVDDNPNSYSLQPENGVPVRPFLDDMADRELGKLVEFFEGEQCEDMRDAVKDYVAAAGDCGTENGNEFETLQT
- the LOC101307746 gene encoding uncharacterized protein LOC101307746, whose amino-acid sequence is MAATTTTTAAAAKTSTSTPKLKSFVSLLLLLILLLSTLSGTCGGSANRIRVGKNNQIPRCCDMSSEEQCSQNPNCRWCRSESLDDMCFAKSVALRLPPQVFTCKLIRFSQKF
- the LOC101310853 gene encoding CTD small phosphatase-like protein-like, which codes for MKIRANKSLAMKNCHGKRRHHRRNSSVKKAAAASKFMLSGIGTDKGSLEILTQTQAPDHAWPEPGPPTTSPSLPPLTSPEKSTVFLDLDETLVHTSATLPNRFDFIVRPIIRGTEMTFYVIKRPGVDQFLQKLAEKYEVVAFTAGMREYASLVLDRLDSQGFISHRLYRDSCKEVYGKFVKDLSGLGRDLRRVVIVDDNPNSYFLQPDNGIPVRPFVYDDMEDWELGRLLKFFEGEGSEDIRDAVREYVNDEGWITVDDDDDDDDDDSGGSDDDDEEEEEEKELEKGNGSRKFTNVPVLTTVNSSTPCCLISLHEYYPTEKPAAMEYWIKIVILSIVILIIMNVILCLELAFWKP